From Pedosphaera parvula Ellin514, the proteins below share one genomic window:
- a CDS encoding serine/threonine-protein kinase — translation MSNEPSQKCPQCGAPIKESAPAGLCPNCLMALNLKTETVFTGDTPAAQPPLPPEQIAPHFPQLEIFECLGRGGMGVVYRARQKTLNRLVALKLLAPERVGDPKFAERFAREAQALAALNHPNIVTIYDFGQAGGFYYLLMEFVDGANLRWLLRERKFTPEEALAIVPPLCDALQFAHDRGIVHRDIKPENLLLDKAGRVKIADFGIAKMLGVGGDAAAVGAAPRGNATQTAVGTPGYSAPEQLASPQRVDNRADIYSLGVVFYELLTGELPGKPIEPPSRKVHIDARLDEVVLRALEKEPERRYQHASQVKTDVETIAGTPPGAGPASASPSLPVQAAKPPDSIKVFAVLNIILGVMGVLCCSPYMLFLIPFGAKAYGGQPLMMFTLYVCAIVVLPAACVTLASGIGLWYRKSWARKLAVWKSVFSILFLLFLEPIVFLSILTNTVMPAAQKKLSLVGNIPGIFVSLAYWGLLIFFLTQKPVKRAVGESY, via the coding sequence ATGAGTAACGAACCATCTCAAAAATGTCCACAGTGCGGCGCGCCGATCAAAGAGAGCGCACCCGCCGGGCTTTGCCCGAATTGCCTCATGGCACTAAACCTGAAAACGGAAACCGTTTTCACCGGTGACACCCCCGCCGCGCAACCCCCGTTGCCGCCCGAACAAATCGCCCCGCACTTTCCGCAACTTGAAATTTTCGAATGTCTCGGACGCGGCGGCATGGGTGTCGTGTACCGGGCGCGGCAGAAAACTCTGAATCGCCTCGTCGCCCTCAAGCTCCTTGCGCCGGAGCGCGTGGGGGATCCTAAATTTGCTGAACGTTTCGCCCGCGAGGCGCAGGCGCTCGCCGCCTTGAACCATCCGAATATCGTCACCATTTACGACTTCGGGCAGGCGGGCGGATTTTATTATCTGCTGATGGAATTTGTGGACGGAGCGAACCTGCGCTGGCTCCTGCGCGAGCGCAAGTTCACGCCGGAGGAGGCGCTGGCCATCGTGCCGCCCCTGTGTGACGCGCTGCAATTCGCCCATGACCGCGGCATCGTGCATCGCGACATCAAACCCGAGAACCTGCTCCTCGACAAAGCCGGCCGCGTGAAAATCGCCGACTTCGGCATCGCCAAAATGCTGGGCGTGGGCGGCGACGCCGCTGCCGTCGGAGCCGCCCCGCGCGGGAATGCCACCCAAACCGCCGTCGGCACGCCTGGCTACAGCGCGCCGGAACAACTGGCCTCACCGCAACGGGTGGACAACCGCGCCGACATCTATTCGCTCGGAGTGGTCTTTTATGAACTGCTCACCGGTGAGCTGCCTGGCAAACCGATCGAACCGCCGTCGAGGAAAGTTCACATTGACGCGCGCCTCGATGAAGTGGTGCTGCGCGCGTTGGAAAAGGAACCCGAACGCCGCTATCAGCACGCCAGTCAGGTCAAGACCGACGTGGAAACGATTGCCGGCACGCCTCCGGGCGCAGGGCCGGCATCGGCTTCACCTTCGTTGCCAGTTCAGGCCGCCAAACCGCCCGACTCAATCAAAGTCTTTGCAGTGTTGAACATTATTCTGGGTGTCATGGGTGTATTGTGTTGCAGCCCCTACATGCTGTTCCTGATCCCATTCGGGGCCAAAGCCTACGGCGGCCAGCCGCTCATGATGTTCACCCTTTACGTCTGCGCCATCGTTGTATTGCCGGCAGCGTGCGTGACACTGGCCAGCGGCATTGGACTGTGGTATCGCAAGTCCTGGGCAAGGAAATTAGCCGTTTGGAAGAGCGTATTCTCCATCCTCTTCCTGCTGTTTCTCGAGCCCATCGTGTTTCTTTCCATACTCACAAACACAGTAATGCCAGCAGCTCAAAAGAAGCTTTCCCTGGTCGGAAACATACCGGGCATCTTTGTCAGCCTGGCTTACTGGGGTTTGCTCATCTTCTTCCTGACCCAAAAACCGGTCAAGCGAGCCGTGGGCGAGAGCTATTAA
- a CDS encoding RNA polymerase sigma factor, producing MSSQVSSNEGPRTFPNTRWSVVLAARQPQSPESAAALEAICRAYWYPLYAYVRRSGQSPPDAQDLTQEFFCRLLEKRWLDAADREKGKLRSFLVVALKHFLSKEWRRASAHRRGGGRAHALFDTAFAESRYATDSHSLAPDETFDQQWALTLLDLTVNRLRDEFSVAEKPGDFEILKSCLMADRGSIDYAAAAKQLGVKEGAARVAAHRLRKRFREIYREEISQTLADGSNLDSELRHLAAALARQ from the coding sequence ATGAGCAGTCAGGTTTCTTCCAACGAAGGCCCGCGAACTTTTCCGAACACACGATGGTCGGTGGTGCTGGCGGCCAGACAGCCGCAGTCACCCGAATCAGCAGCGGCCTTGGAAGCTATCTGCCGCGCTTATTGGTATCCGCTCTATGCGTACGTTCGTCGTTCTGGCCAATCCCCGCCCGATGCCCAGGACCTCACGCAGGAATTTTTTTGCCGCCTCCTCGAAAAACGCTGGCTCGATGCCGCCGACCGTGAGAAAGGCAAGTTGCGGTCGTTCCTCGTGGTCGCGTTGAAGCATTTCCTGAGCAAGGAATGGCGGCGTGCCTCGGCGCACCGTCGTGGCGGCGGCCGGGCACACGCGCTATTTGACACGGCCTTCGCCGAAAGCCGATATGCCACCGACAGCCATTCACTCGCACCGGACGAAACCTTCGATCAACAATGGGCACTCACCTTGCTTGATTTGACGGTAAACCGGTTGCGGGACGAATTCTCGGTGGCGGAGAAACCCGGAGATTTTGAGATCCTCAAGAGTTGCCTCATGGCCGATCGTGGTTCGATTGACTACGCTGCCGCGGCGAAACAGCTTGGCGTGAAGGAAGGAGCGGCGCGCGTGGCAGCACATCGGCTGCGGAAGCGCTTTCGCGAAATTTACCGCGAGGAGATCTCGCAGACACTGGCCGATGGCTCCAATCTGGATTCGGAATTGCGGCACCTGGCGGCTGCCCTGGCCCGACAATAA
- a CDS encoding MBL fold metallo-hydrolase: protein MSKTPVRPHRPPRQKRELPKSFKDLTPSNAFNPRTFFHEMVLKAFLTPRHGAHKKPEFPRLKEGQVALTWIGHASFLVQFTDLNVLVDPNFANWLFLLKRIKRSGLKIEDLPPIDLVLLTHAHFDHFHKPSLRKLPHPKIGVMPWGMGDLARNLGFERIVELDWWESFSHGDWKVTLTPCKHWGARTLRDDHRGYGGFMLEHQGRKIYHAGDSAYFEGFKDIGQHLSPEIALLPIGAYRPENLKNVHMGPDDAMKVFHDIKAQYFVPMHYGTFRLSFEDMDEPPRWLREIAEEKGISHCIRILEEGTPEVF from the coding sequence ATGTCGAAAACGCCTGTTCGACCCCATCGCCCACCGCGCCAAAAACGCGAGTTGCCCAAGTCTTTCAAAGACCTCACACCATCCAACGCTTTCAATCCGCGCACCTTCTTCCACGAGATGGTCCTGAAAGCCTTCCTCACGCCCCGTCACGGTGCGCACAAAAAACCCGAATTTCCCCGGCTCAAAGAGGGCCAGGTCGCGCTCACCTGGATTGGCCACGCCTCGTTCCTCGTCCAATTCACCGACCTCAACGTCCTCGTCGACCCCAACTTCGCCAACTGGCTTTTCCTCCTCAAACGCATCAAACGCTCCGGCCTCAAGATCGAAGACCTGCCCCCCATCGATCTCGTCCTGCTCACCCACGCCCACTTTGACCACTTTCACAAACCCAGCCTCCGCAAACTCCCGCATCCAAAAATCGGCGTCATGCCCTGGGGCATGGGCGACCTCGCGCGCAACCTCGGTTTCGAACGCATCGTCGAACTCGATTGGTGGGAAAGCTTCTCCCACGGCGATTGGAAAGTCACCCTCACACCCTGCAAACACTGGGGCGCCCGCACGCTGCGCGATGACCACCGCGGCTACGGCGGCTTCATGCTCGAACATCAGGGCCGCAAAATTTATCACGCCGGCGACAGCGCCTACTTCGAAGGCTTCAAGGACATCGGCCAACACCTCTCCCCCGAAATCGCCCTGCTCCCCATCGGCGCTTATCGCCCCGAGAATCTTAAAAACGTCCACATGGGCCCCGACGACGCCATGAAAGTCTTCCACGACATCAAAGCCCAATACTTCGTCCCCATGCACTACGGCACCTTCAGACTCTCCTTCGAAGACATGGACGAACCGCCCCGCTGGCTCCGCGAAATCGCCGAAGAAAAAGGCATCAGCCACTGCATCCGCATCCTCGAAGAAGGCACCCCCGAAGTTTTCTAA
- a CDS encoding gamma carbonic anhydrase family protein yields MGNLDKQLDTFLRAKPKLGRDVYIAKSAVVLGDVMLGDNSSVWYNAVLRGDINRIVIGKGTNVQDNAVVHLADDFACVLGDYVTVGHSAIVHACTIGNEVLIGMGAVVLDGVEVGDQCLIGAKALVTGGMKIPAGSLVLGAPAKIVRALTPGERAELKHWADKYVDNGAYCLKHGINVGGPLSS; encoded by the coding sequence ATGGGAAATCTAGATAAGCAGCTGGATACTTTTTTGCGGGCGAAGCCGAAGCTCGGGCGGGATGTATACATCGCGAAGAGTGCGGTGGTGCTCGGGGATGTAATGCTCGGGGATAATTCGAGCGTGTGGTATAACGCGGTGTTGCGCGGAGATATCAATCGCATTGTAATCGGCAAAGGAACAAATGTGCAGGACAACGCAGTAGTGCACTTGGCGGATGATTTTGCGTGTGTGCTGGGGGATTATGTGACGGTGGGGCACTCGGCGATTGTGCACGCGTGCACGATTGGGAATGAGGTGTTGATCGGGATGGGCGCGGTGGTATTGGACGGAGTGGAAGTGGGAGATCAATGTTTAATCGGTGCGAAGGCGCTGGTGACCGGTGGCATGAAAATTCCCGCGGGTTCGTTGGTGCTGGGAGCGCCAGCGAAGATCGTGCGAGCGCTGACACCAGGTGAACGGGCGGAGTTAAAGCATTGGGCTGACAAGTACGTGGACAACGGCGCTTATTGCTTGAAGCACGGAATCAACGTGGGCGGACCGCTGTCGTCGTGA
- the ffh gene encoding signal recognition particle protein: MFDTISNKLQNAFKNLRGLGKISESNVSDSLREVRLALLEADVNFKVARDFIERVKTKSLGQEVIESVHPGQQIIKIIHDELVELLGSTNAGLNLSGNPASIMMVGLHGSGKTTSSAKLAKLLTKQGRQPVLVAADVYRPAAMDQLETLGKQLGIPVFLKKGETDVLAIAREAFDFARANNRNTLIFDTAGRLQIDEPLVQELVRLRDLVKPQEILLVLDAATGQEAVNVATHFDQALNITGSILTKLDGDARGGAALSMKAVTGKPIKLAGTGEKLEDFEPFHPERMASRILGMGDVVSLVERAAEAVDEEEAKRLEEKMRKGEFNLEDFLDQLRQMKKLGSLESIVGLLPGGSDMLKGADLNKSEKEFKRMEGMICAMTFKERRQPVILNASRRIRIAKGSGVTVTELNNMLNRFNQMQQMMKKMGKLQKMMMKKGGMPGMPGMFRK, translated from the coding sequence ATGTTCGATACCATCAGCAATAAGCTGCAAAATGCGTTTAAGAATCTGCGTGGCCTAGGCAAGATTTCCGAGTCCAACGTCAGCGATTCCTTGCGCGAAGTCCGTCTGGCATTGCTTGAAGCAGACGTTAATTTCAAGGTCGCGCGCGATTTTATCGAACGGGTAAAGACCAAGTCTCTCGGCCAGGAAGTCATCGAAAGCGTCCATCCTGGCCAGCAGATCATCAAAATTATCCATGATGAACTGGTTGAATTGCTGGGTTCTACGAACGCCGGCCTCAATCTGAGCGGCAATCCGGCCTCCATTATGATGGTCGGCCTTCATGGCTCAGGTAAAACGACTTCCAGCGCGAAATTGGCCAAACTCCTCACCAAACAGGGTCGTCAACCGGTGCTCGTGGCTGCCGACGTCTATCGTCCCGCCGCCATGGACCAGTTGGAAACCCTCGGCAAACAGCTCGGCATCCCGGTTTTTCTAAAAAAGGGTGAAACAGACGTGCTGGCCATCGCCCGTGAAGCTTTCGATTTCGCCCGCGCCAATAACCGGAACACCCTTATTTTTGATACCGCCGGTCGCCTACAGATCGATGAACCGCTCGTCCAGGAACTGGTGCGCCTGCGCGATCTGGTTAAACCCCAGGAAATTTTGCTCGTTCTTGATGCCGCCACAGGTCAGGAAGCCGTCAACGTCGCCACACATTTCGATCAAGCCCTGAACATTACCGGTTCCATTCTTACAAAATTGGACGGCGATGCCCGCGGCGGCGCCGCTCTCAGCATGAAAGCAGTTACCGGCAAGCCCATCAAACTCGCTGGTACTGGTGAAAAACTCGAAGACTTCGAGCCTTTCCATCCCGAACGCATGGCTTCACGTATTCTGGGCATGGGTGACGTTGTCAGCCTGGTGGAACGCGCCGCTGAAGCGGTGGATGAAGAGGAAGCCAAGCGTCTCGAAGAAAAGATGCGCAAGGGCGAATTCAACCTCGAGGATTTTCTCGATCAATTGCGTCAGATGAAAAAACTCGGCTCACTCGAAAGCATCGTTGGTCTGCTCCCCGGCGGCTCCGACATGCTCAAAGGCGCCGACCTCAATAAATCCGAAAAAGAATTCAAACGCATGGAAGGCATGATTTGCGCCATGACTTTCAAAGAACGCCGTCAACCGGTCATTCTCAATGCCAGCCGCCGCATCCGCATCGCCAAAGGCAGCGGCGTCACCGTCACCGAGCTGAATAACATGCTCAATCGCTTCAATCAAATGCAGCAAATGATGAAGAAGATGGGCAAGCTTCAGAAAATGATGATGAAAAAAGGTGGCATGCCCGGAATGCCTGGAATGTTCCGCAAGTAA
- a CDS encoding DUF6504 family protein: MRLIPIQVECYAGAKEDETPRPFTWEERTFEVGEVLDQWCQVKSKPEWPRVDYFNLRAADERKYLLKHELEADERFLRRQWA, translated from the coding sequence ATGAGGCTCATCCCGATCCAAGTCGAATGCTACGCCGGAGCCAAGGAAGATGAGACACCGCGCCCATTCACTTGGGAAGAACGGACGTTCGAGGTGGGCGAAGTCCTCGATCAATGGTGCCAAGTCAAAAGCAAGCCTGAGTGGCCACGGGTCGATTATTTCAACCTGCGGGCCGCTGACGAACGGAAATACCTTCTGAAGCATGAACTTGAGGCAGATGAGCGGTTTCTGAGGCGGCAGTGGGCATAA
- a CDS encoding DUF504 domain-containing protein, with translation MIPIHELLNRIRWDPEFAKGNFQLGYYDRAEDRIILVPLKEVGFPPESPQTFQLTDAEGQIHRIPFHRVREVYKDSQRIWHRGEPREQ, from the coding sequence ATGATTCCCATTCACGAATTGCTCAATCGGATCCGGTGGGATCCGGAGTTTGCCAAAGGGAACTTTCAGTTGGGATACTACGATCGAGCTGAAGACCGCATCATTTTGGTCCCACTGAAAGAGGTGGGCTTTCCGCCCGAAAGCCCACAAACCTTTCAACTCACCGATGCCGAGGGGCAAATCCACCGCATCCCTTTTCACCGTGTCCGGGAGGTTTACAAGGACTCCCAACGCATTTGGCATCGAGGAGAGCCGCGTGAGCAGTGA
- a CDS encoding alpha/beta hydrolase, with product MRPFQPAQEIQRLLDQVNTIGNDLDAMTRENVPALRSVREQRARNSLWPIPVERVGNLTVPGKENPVPVRLYVPWDKQLARGGRLPLVIFFHGGGWTLGSPSIYDSVTRQLARQIPALVLSVDYRLAPENPFPAAVQDADSVLWWVSRHAEEIGADPTRIVVAGDSAGGTMAIASTRRAQANDGMLVVMQVLFYPSTDIASTHYESYQQYGKEHLLTRRAVERFREFYLPRASDWALPDASPLRAKDLHGTPPTLLIGAGCDPLRDEGQAYARKLHASGVKVIYRLEPNLIHAFLNLYNLDPDCSPYAEGVLGYAAGVIRQELRVRLPFTAEDKEPNSSPGMIPGIMHKPEP from the coding sequence ATGCGTCCATTCCAACCCGCCCAGGAAATCCAGCGATTATTGGACCAGGTCAACACGATTGGGAACGATCTGGATGCCATGACGAGAGAGAACGTCCCCGCTCTGCGCTCGGTCCGGGAGCAGCGAGCCCGGAACAGCCTCTGGCCTATTCCGGTCGAACGGGTCGGCAATCTCACGGTGCCCGGCAAAGAAAACCCGGTCCCGGTCCGCCTTTATGTCCCCTGGGATAAGCAACTGGCCCGAGGTGGAAGGTTGCCACTGGTGATTTTCTTCCACGGCGGGGGCTGGACGCTTGGCAGTCCGAGTATTTACGACTCGGTGACCCGGCAACTGGCCCGCCAAATCCCGGCCCTGGTGCTCTCGGTGGATTATCGCCTGGCACCGGAAAACCCGTTCCCAGCCGCGGTGCAGGATGCGGATAGCGTGTTGTGGTGGGTCTCACGACATGCCGAAGAGATTGGCGCAGATCCCACTCGCATTGTGGTAGCCGGTGACAGCGCCGGCGGGACCATGGCCATCGCTTCGACAAGGCGAGCCCAAGCCAATGATGGCATGTTGGTAGTGATGCAGGTCTTGTTTTACCCGTCCACCGACATCGCTTCGACCCATTACGAGTCGTATCAGCAATATGGAAAGGAGCACCTACTCACTCGAAGAGCCGTGGAGCGGTTTCGAGAGTTCTACCTCCCGAGGGCTTCAGATTGGGCGCTTCCTGACGCATCGCCACTGCGAGCAAAAGATCTGCACGGCACGCCGCCGACACTCCTCATCGGAGCAGGCTGCGATCCGCTACGGGATGAAGGGCAGGCTTATGCTCGGAAACTCCACGCCTCTGGAGTCAAGGTGATTTACCGGCTGGAACCCAATTTGATCCATGCATTTCTGAATTTGTACAACCTTGACCCGGACTGCTCGCCTTATGCCGAAGGCGTTCTCGGCTATGCAGCAGGAGTGATTCGCCAGGAACTGCGGGTGCGTTTGCCCTTTACCGCAGAGGACAAAGAACCCAATAGCTCACCAGGAATGATCCCGGGAATAATGCATAAACCTGAGCCATGA
- a CDS encoding AMP-binding protein — MNSWPDQKLESLPAWVPSPDFIRTTNIAWLMQRAGVDSYEALHAWSAQNREAFWTLATERLGLRFRNACSRTMDLSKGVEEPHWLVDARLNIVESCFAAPADSPAIIHQAEGGPLASLSVGELQALTERVAGNLRRRGFKPGDALAIIMPMTAEAVAIYLGIIQAGCVAVGVADSFQPKEIATRLRLARAVGVFTQAVLVRGGKALALYANVIAAEAPPAIVLPIRERASLPLRAGDCTWRDFLESADRFEAEVRQPSDPLTILFSSGTTGEPKAMPWTQSTPIKCAADAHFHQDIHPGDVLVWPTNLGWMMGPWLVFASLLNRATMGLYYGAPTGAEFGRFVQQAKATMLGVVPSLVRTWRNTGCLKDVDWHTIKLFSSTGECSHPGDMQWLMSLAGGRPVIEYCGGTEIGGAYITGTVTRPCVPGTFNTPALGLDFVILDDQGKPADQGELFLVPPSIGLSTTLLNQDHHKVYFAGTPHGPHGEVLRRHGDQMEALSGGYWRALGRADDTMNLGGIKISAAEIERVLQSVPQVTEAAAIAVSPGGGPSRLVIYAVCSAGRTLGKAELMAAMQNAIKRDLNPLFKIHDLVPVEALPRTPTNKVMRRALREQYLTHL; from the coding sequence ATGAATAGCTGGCCCGACCAAAAGTTGGAATCACTACCGGCGTGGGTGCCGTCGCCGGACTTTATCCGCACCACGAATATCGCCTGGCTGATGCAGCGCGCCGGAGTGGATTCCTACGAGGCGCTGCACGCCTGGTCGGCGCAGAACCGCGAAGCCTTTTGGACGCTGGCTACCGAGCGGCTCGGCCTGCGTTTCCGCAACGCCTGCAGTCGCACGATGGATTTATCGAAAGGCGTCGAGGAGCCGCACTGGCTGGTCGATGCGCGGCTCAACATTGTGGAGAGCTGCTTCGCCGCTCCCGCTGATTCGCCGGCCATCATTCATCAAGCCGAAGGCGGACCACTCGCCAGCTTGAGCGTGGGCGAACTCCAGGCGCTGACCGAGCGCGTGGCCGGGAATCTCAGGCGGCGCGGCTTTAAGCCCGGCGACGCGCTGGCCATCATCATGCCGATGACCGCTGAGGCCGTGGCCATCTATCTGGGGATTATTCAGGCTGGCTGCGTGGCCGTCGGTGTTGCGGACAGCTTCCAGCCCAAAGAAATCGCCACCCGTTTGCGCCTGGCACGCGCGGTTGGGGTCTTCACGCAGGCTGTCCTGGTGCGCGGCGGCAAAGCGCTGGCACTTTACGCCAACGTGATCGCCGCCGAAGCGCCCCCCGCCATTGTTCTGCCCATCCGGGAGCGCGCGAGCTTGCCGTTGCGCGCGGGCGATTGCACCTGGCGCGATTTTCTGGAATCTGCGGACCGGTTCGAAGCGGAGGTGCGGCAGCCCTCGGACCCGCTCACCATTCTCTTCTCCTCAGGTACAACCGGCGAGCCCAAGGCCATGCCGTGGACACAGAGCACGCCGATCAAGTGCGCCGCCGACGCGCATTTTCATCAGGACATCCACCCGGGCGACGTGCTGGTTTGGCCGACGAACCTGGGCTGGATGATGGGGCCATGGCTGGTATTCGCCAGTCTGCTCAACCGGGCCACGATGGGGCTGTATTACGGCGCGCCGACCGGAGCTGAGTTCGGCCGTTTCGTACAGCAGGCCAAAGCGACCATGCTCGGAGTAGTGCCCAGCCTGGTTCGAACCTGGAGGAATACAGGCTGCCTGAAGGATGTGGACTGGCACACGATCAAGCTGTTCAGCTCGACCGGCGAGTGTTCTCACCCTGGGGATATGCAGTGGTTAATGTCACTTGCGGGCGGGCGGCCGGTCATCGAATACTGCGGCGGCACCGAAATCGGCGGCGCCTACATCACCGGAACGGTCACGCGGCCTTGTGTGCCAGGCACGTTCAACACGCCCGCACTGGGACTGGATTTCGTGATCCTCGATGACCAGGGAAAGCCTGCCGACCAAGGCGAGCTGTTTCTCGTGCCGCCCTCCATCGGCTTATCCACCACGCTGCTGAACCAGGACCACCACAAGGTCTATTTTGCAGGAACACCGCACGGTCCGCATGGCGAAGTGCTGCGCCGTCATGGCGACCAGATGGAGGCGCTGTCCGGCGGTTATTGGCGCGCCCTGGGCCGGGCGGATGACACAATGAACCTGGGCGGAATCAAGATCAGTGCAGCAGAAATCGAGCGGGTGTTGCAGTCCGTGCCGCAGGTGACGGAAGCGGCCGCCATTGCGGTTTCACCCGGGGGCGGTCCGAGCCGGTTGGTCATCTATGCCGTGTGCTCCGCCGGTCGGACTTTGGGCAAAGCGGAGCTGATGGCCGCCATGCAGAACGCCATCAAGCGCGACTTGAACCCGCTTTTCAAAATCCATGACCTCGTGCCTGTGGAGGCGCTGCCTCGGACCCCCACGAACAAGGTGATGCGTCGCGCGCTGCGCGAGCAATATCTTACCCACCTATGA
- a CDS encoding 3-hydroxybutyrate dehydrogenase, translating to MNNPKRNILITGTGSGLGRGLSLCLAQQGHSILATDIILAGAQETVAQIEAAGGKAAATAMDVTSEEEIRRFLQNRGQQQIDTLINNAGLQHVAKVEEFPPAKWDLLLDVMLKGTFLMTRAVLPGMRAQGFGRIIQIGSIHSLVASPYKSAYVAAKHALLGFAKAVALETAGVDITINTICPAYIRTSLVEAQIQDQARTRQIPEEEVIRHIMLQPMPKHAFITCEEVAAAVEYLMSPLARNVTGQSITIDGGWTAQ from the coding sequence ATGAACAATCCCAAACGCAACATTCTTATCACCGGCACAGGCAGCGGATTGGGCCGCGGCCTGAGCCTCTGCCTGGCCCAACAGGGGCATTCGATTCTGGCCACCGACATTATTCTTGCTGGCGCGCAGGAGACCGTTGCGCAGATCGAGGCGGCGGGCGGCAAGGCAGCGGCCACTGCAATGGACGTGACTTCCGAAGAGGAAATCCGGCGGTTCTTGCAGAACAGAGGCCAGCAACAGATTGATACCCTCATCAACAACGCCGGTTTGCAACACGTGGCCAAGGTCGAAGAGTTTCCGCCCGCCAAATGGGATTTGCTCCTCGATGTTATGTTGAAAGGCACCTTTCTGATGACCCGTGCAGTCCTGCCCGGCATGCGGGCCCAGGGATTTGGCCGCATCATTCAGATCGGCTCCATTCATTCCCTGGTGGCCTCGCCGTACAAATCCGCGTATGTGGCCGCCAAGCATGCCTTGCTGGGCTTTGCCAAGGCCGTTGCCCTCGAGACGGCGGGCGTGGACATCACCATCAACACCATCTGCCCGGCCTACATCCGTACGTCGCTGGTCGAGGCGCAGATCCAGGATCAGGCCCGCACCCGCCAAATCCCGGAGGAGGAAGTCATCCGGCACATCATGCTGCAGCCGATGCCGAAGCATGCCTTTATCACCTGCGAGGAAGTCGCCGCCGCAGTTGAGTATCTGATGAGTCCGCTAGCGCGCAATGTCACGGGACAGAGCATCACCATCGACGGCGGATGGACGGCCCAATGA
- a CDS encoding type II secretion system protein, whose product MPSQSTTPSAHSFEAGKSRTARGFTLIELLVVIAIIAILAGLLLPALSKAKLKAERISCVNNQKQLTVAWIMYADDSDGKLAPNAATSAAGQPSWVAGKLSWDAPPVPANPDNYNTANLTDSLLGPYCGRAIGIYKCPGDKVSAAKGVRVRSISMNGQMGGVVVGASQQDVINQYGGNNNYALFLKQSQIINPSPAMAWVFIDEHGDSLNDGFFRVNMSSTTVWSDLPASYHGGSGALSFADGHAEIKKWTDASIRDRPVTKVQYVSGSATASPNTDLLWLQARTSSLP is encoded by the coding sequence ATGCCCTCACAGTCCACGACTCCGTCAGCCCATTCTTTCGAGGCTGGGAAATCCCGGACTGCCCGAGGCTTTACCCTGATCGAATTGCTGGTGGTCATTGCCATCATCGCTATTTTGGCAGGGCTGCTCCTGCCGGCATTGAGCAAAGCCAAATTGAAAGCGGAGCGCATTTCCTGCGTCAATAATCAGAAGCAATTGACGGTCGCCTGGATCATGTATGCGGATGACTCTGACGGTAAGCTTGCGCCTAACGCCGCCACCAGTGCCGCTGGTCAGCCCAGTTGGGTTGCCGGCAAATTAAGTTGGGATGCTCCACCTGTTCCCGCCAACCCGGATAATTACAACACAGCAAACCTCACCGATTCCCTGCTTGGGCCCTATTGCGGCCGCGCCATAGGCATCTACAAATGTCCAGGAGATAAGGTGTCCGCTGCGAAAGGCGTCCGCGTTCGAAGCATTTCAATGAACGGCCAAATGGGTGGTGTCGTGGTGGGAGCGAGCCAGCAGGATGTCATCAATCAATATGGGGGAAACAACAATTACGCGCTCTTTCTCAAACAATCACAAATCATCAATCCCAGCCCGGCGATGGCCTGGGTGTTCATTGATGAACATGGGGATTCCTTGAACGACGGTTTTTTTCGGGTGAACATGAGCTCAACCACAGTCTGGTCCGACTTGCCCGCAAGTTATCATGGCGGAAGCGGGGCGCTCTCATTTGCCGATGGCCATGCTGAAATCAAAAAGTGGACAGACGCCAGTATCCGGGATCGTCCTGTGACCAAGGTCCAGTATGTTTCCGGGAGTGCAACTGCGAGTCCAAATACCGATTTATTGTGGCTCCAGGCACGGACGAGCAGCCTGCCATAA